The Malus domestica chromosome 10, GDT2T_hap1 genome contains a region encoding:
- the LOC114827410 gene encoding uncharacterized protein, with product MDSFKLASSCIRPSGADRITLARGVYRLVRWSPPPVNWRKINVNACWRRNFLCGNIGIVVRDSYSGCNVVRSVRVHAFTIEMVEALAVLEGCLLANNLQLLEVVIESDAQVIMRSLNSLSLSCDWDLFPNLIPVLEIGRSFQSCSWSWVLRATNRAADFVARNISPEMCGFSWVVRPPSSLVGILNKDGLPCPPL from the coding sequence ATGGATTCTTTTAAGTTGGCCTCTTCGTGTATTCGACCATCAGGTGCTGATAGAATCACCCTTGCTCGTGGTGTGTATCGACTTGTTCGATGGTCTCCTCCCCCTGTTAACTGGAGGAAGATAAATGTTAATGCTTGTTGGAGGAGAAACTTTCTATGCGGTAATATTGGGATTGTGGTCAGAGACAGCTACTCGGGTTGTAACGTGGTGCGGAGTGTGAGGGTGCATGCATTTACTATTGAGATGGTGGAGGCTCTTGCCGTTCTGGAAGGGTGTTTATTGGCAAACAATTTACAACTGCTGGAGGTGGTGATTGAATCGGATGCGCAAGTTATTATGCGGTCCCTTAATTCTCTTTCTCTGAGTTGTGATTGGGACCTTTTCCCAAATCTTATCCCTGTTCTGGAGATTGGGAGGAGTTTTCAATCATGCTCCTGGTCCTGGGTTCTGCGAGCAACAAATAGGGCGGCAGATTTCGTCGCGAGGAATATATCACCGGAGATGTGCGGCTTCAGCTGGGTTGTTAGACCTCCATCTTCGCTTGTAGGTATTTTGAACAAAGACGGTCTTCCTTGTCCTCCTTTGTAA